Proteins co-encoded in one Pseudomonas fluorescens genomic window:
- a CDS encoding alpha/beta hydrolase family protein, with the protein MLPVSRLAMPALCLSLILPCAFSVEAADPAPAPSAEKPAEEKPVERQPLLERSQEEASALERKVPAQEQQQLQAGSDTFLALWKPANTAEPKGAVIILPSVGETADWPQVVGPLRRKLPDAQWNTLSITLPDLQSDTIAPRVIEAPAAAKTADSGSKDATTAQPIEQAAGGEAEVADKVVAETAEEQSKADAERIFARIDAAIGYAEQQGARSIVVLGHGTGAYWAARFLNEKQTAQVEKLLMVAAQMPTKATPELAELTPLLKLPTADIFYMDKPQDRNAALERLQASKRLKTTAFSQVALKALPDNKAEQEQLFRRVRGWLNPQTPD; encoded by the coding sequence ATGCTCCCTGTCTCTCGCCTGGCAATGCCAGCATTGTGCCTGTCGCTGATCCTGCCTTGTGCGTTTTCCGTCGAAGCCGCCGATCCGGCGCCCGCCCCTTCCGCAGAAAAACCGGCTGAAGAAAAACCGGTCGAACGCCAGCCGCTGCTTGAGCGTAGTCAGGAAGAGGCCTCGGCACTCGAACGCAAAGTCCCGGCGCAGGAACAACAACAGTTGCAGGCCGGCAGCGACACCTTCCTCGCCCTGTGGAAACCGGCCAACACCGCCGAGCCCAAAGGCGCGGTCATCATCCTCCCCAGTGTCGGTGAAACCGCCGACTGGCCCCAGGTGGTCGGCCCGCTACGCCGCAAGCTGCCGGATGCGCAGTGGAACACGCTGAGTATCACCTTGCCCGACCTGCAAAGCGACACCATCGCTCCCCGCGTGATCGAGGCGCCAGCTGCGGCGAAAACCGCCGACTCAGGCAGCAAGGACGCCACCACCGCCCAACCTATCGAACAGGCTGCCGGCGGTGAAGCGGAGGTCGCTGACAAAGTCGTCGCCGAGACCGCCGAAGAACAGTCCAAGGCCGACGCCGAGCGAATCTTCGCCCGCATCGACGCAGCTATCGGCTACGCCGAACAACAGGGCGCGCGCAGCATCGTAGTGCTCGGGCACGGCACCGGCGCCTATTGGGCGGCCCGTTTCCTGAACGAAAAACAGACCGCACAAGTGGAAAAACTGCTGATGGTCGCCGCGCAGATGCCGACCAAGGCCACGCCGGAACTGGCGGAACTGACACCGCTGCTGAAGCTGCCGACCGCCGACATCTTCTATATGGACAAACCTCAGGATCGCAACGCCGCACTGGAGCGCCTGCAGGCCAGCAAGCGCCTGAAGACCACGGCGTTCAGCCAGGTGGCGCTCAAGGCCTTGCCGGACAACAAGGCTGAGCAGGAGCAACTGTTCCGTCGAGTGCGCGGTTGGTTGAATCCGCAAACCCCGGACTGA
- the murU gene encoding N-acetylmuramate alpha-1-phosphate uridylyltransferase MurU, translating to MKAMILAAGKGERMRPLTLTTPKPLVRAAGVPLIEYHLRALAAAGFSEIVINHAWLGQQIEDYLGDGSQFGLSIRYSPEGEPLETGGGIFRALPLLGDEAFLVVNGDIWTDYDFSMLHQPITGLAHLVLADNPAHHPTGDFTLTDGQVRDGQADAATLTYSGIAVLHPQLFDGCTDGAFKLAPLLRKAMAQGQVTGERLKGHWVDVGTHERLAEAESLIEASR from the coding sequence ATGAAGGCAATGATTCTGGCGGCAGGCAAAGGCGAGCGCATGCGCCCGCTGACCCTGACCACCCCCAAGCCACTGGTGCGCGCCGCTGGCGTGCCATTGATCGAATACCACCTGCGGGCCCTCGCGGCGGCAGGTTTCAGCGAAATCGTGATCAACCATGCCTGGCTCGGCCAGCAGATCGAAGATTACCTGGGTGACGGCTCGCAGTTCGGCCTGAGCATCCGCTACTCGCCCGAAGGCGAGCCGCTGGAAACCGGTGGCGGTATCTTCCGCGCCTTGCCGCTGCTTGGTGACGAGGCGTTCCTGGTGGTCAACGGTGACATCTGGACCGATTACGACTTCAGCATGCTGCACCAGCCGATCACCGGACTGGCGCATCTGGTGCTGGCGGACAATCCGGCGCATCACCCGACAGGCGATTTCACCCTGACCGACGGCCAGGTGCGTGATGGCCAGGCCGATGCGGCGACCCTGACCTACAGTGGCATTGCCGTACTGCATCCGCAGTTGTTCGACGGCTGCACCGACGGTGCCTTCAAGCTGGCGCCGCTGCTGCGTAAAGCCATGGCGCAGGGGCAGGTCACCGGCGAGCGGCTGAAAGGTCACTGGGTCGATGTCGGCACGCACGAGCGGCTGGCTGAAGCCGAATCCTTGATAGAAGCGAGTCGCTGA
- a CDS encoding TerB family tellurite resistance protein, with the protein MLWPGTLIGAGAGFAIASIPGAMLGALLGQALDRRLHLQSWGHLRERLGGRPVLRNDELLFVLLGRLAKSDGRVTDGHIQQARQEMRALDMSEPAQRRAIAAFNRGKSGGDRLRGYLRRLSTQPHAAEGVLRACWRMVWADGRAGSSERELLAQWGKWLGWTTHQIQALAADYEPHKRPIVSAAVSYQDAMRLLGVSATSEPAQIKRAYRRLLSRHHPDKIAGTGATPAQVLEATEKTRELHNAYTLIRERRDFR; encoded by the coding sequence ATGTTGTGGCCAGGGACTCTGATTGGAGCCGGAGCGGGTTTTGCTATCGCCAGCATTCCGGGGGCCATGCTTGGGGCTTTGTTGGGGCAGGCGCTGGATCGGCGCCTGCATCTGCAGAGCTGGGGGCATTTGCGGGAAAGACTCGGCGGTCGGCCGGTGCTGCGCAACGACGAACTCTTGTTCGTCCTGCTCGGGCGTCTGGCCAAGAGCGACGGGCGGGTCACCGATGGTCATATCCAGCAGGCGCGTCAGGAGATGCGCGCGCTGGACATGAGCGAGCCGGCACAGCGCCGTGCGATTGCCGCGTTCAATCGCGGCAAGTCCGGTGGGGATCGCCTGCGCGGTTATCTGCGTCGCCTGAGCACTCAGCCTCACGCCGCCGAAGGGGTATTGCGAGCCTGTTGGCGGATGGTCTGGGCCGATGGCCGGGCCGGTAGCAGTGAGCGCGAACTGCTGGCGCAGTGGGGCAAGTGGCTGGGCTGGACGACTCACCAGATCCAGGCGCTGGCAGCGGATTACGAACCGCACAAGCGTCCGATCGTCAGTGCGGCCGTGAGCTATCAGGATGCGATGCGACTGCTCGGGGTGTCGGCAACCAGCGAACCGGCGCAGATCAAGCGTGCCTACCGCCGTCTGCTCAGTCGCCATCATCCGGACAAGATCGCCGGCACTGGGGCGACACCGGCCCAGGTGCTTGAAGCGACCGAAAAGACCCGCGAATTGCACAATGCCTACACCTTGATTCGCGAGCGGCGGGATTTCCGCTAG